The following proteins come from a genomic window of Alicyclobacillus dauci:
- a CDS encoding iron-containing alcohol dehydrogenase encodes MNPFRFQNPTALYYGKGQIEQFLASEVTQYGRRVLLVYGGGSIKRSGLYDKVNHILNEAGVTIFELSGVEPNPRLTTVHKGIDICRTENIDLILAVGGGSVLDCSKAIAMGVKYDGDVWDIYQRRAKATGALPLGTILTLAATGSEMNSGGVITNWETKEKLGGGSPYTFPKFSFCDPENTYSVPRDQTIYGTCDMLAHCFEHYFHPTRHTPLQQHLIEAVIKTIVENAKAAIDNPNDYDARETLMYCSTMALNGMINMGIQGDWACHAIEHEISAIYDIPHGGGLAIVFPHWMDYNKNVNPSRFASLATNVFGVDASGKSTDELADIAIAKVREFYKEIGAPQRLADYDIGDDQLDRMASQAVRFGEIGNFKKLNKDDVYAILKASL; translated from the coding sequence ATGAACCCGTTTCGCTTTCAAAATCCAACGGCATTGTATTACGGAAAGGGACAAATTGAGCAGTTTCTCGCTTCTGAGGTCACTCAGTACGGAAGACGAGTTCTTCTTGTTTACGGCGGCGGCAGTATAAAACGCAGCGGCCTGTACGACAAGGTAAATCATATTCTAAATGAAGCCGGAGTGACTATTTTCGAATTGTCGGGCGTGGAACCAAATCCTCGTCTTACAACAGTGCACAAAGGAATTGATATCTGTCGAACGGAAAATATCGACTTGATTCTCGCAGTCGGTGGCGGGTCCGTTCTGGATTGTTCCAAGGCCATCGCCATGGGTGTCAAGTATGACGGTGACGTATGGGATATCTATCAACGTCGTGCTAAGGCTACGGGTGCCCTTCCTCTGGGGACGATTCTGACGCTTGCGGCGACGGGATCGGAAATGAACTCAGGTGGGGTGATCACAAACTGGGAAACGAAAGAGAAGCTCGGAGGCGGGTCCCCTTACACGTTCCCGAAATTCTCGTTCTGTGACCCAGAAAACACATACTCTGTACCGCGTGATCAAACCATTTACGGTACATGTGACATGCTCGCGCACTGCTTCGAGCACTATTTCCACCCAACGAGGCACACGCCGCTGCAACAGCATTTGATTGAGGCCGTCATCAAGACCATTGTCGAGAATGCCAAGGCCGCTATCGACAATCCGAATGACTATGACGCGCGTGAGACGCTTATGTACTGCTCCACGATGGCATTGAACGGCATGATCAACATGGGTATACAGGGCGACTGGGCATGCCACGCCATCGAGCACGAGATCAGTGCCATTTACGACATCCCGCACGGTGGTGGGCTTGCAATCGTCTTCCCACACTGGATGGACTACAATAAGAACGTGAATCCATCTCGCTTTGCGTCGCTCGCGACGAACGTGTTCGGAGTGGATGCTTCGGGTAAATCAACCGACGAATTGGCTGATATCGCGATCGCCAAGGTTCGCGAGTTCTACAAAGAAATCGGTGCACCCCAGCGCTTGGCGGACTATGACATCGGTGATGACCAGTTGGATCGGATGGCAAGTCAGGCAGTGCGGTTTGGCGAGATCGGAAACTTTAAGAAGCTGAACAAGGACGATGTTTACGCCATTTTGAAGGCGTCGCTGTAA